A single window of Vibrio campbellii CAIM 519 = NBRC 15631 = ATCC 25920 DNA harbors:
- the atpA gene encoding F0F1 ATP synthase subunit alpha, whose product MQLNSNEISELIRERIVNFNLESEARNEGTIVSVSDGIITIHGLADVMQGEMLELPNNRFALALNLERHSVGAVVMGPYADLSEGMKVKGTGRILEVPVGNGLLGRVVNTLGQPIDGKGAVSFDRMDPVEVIAPGVIDRKSVDQPIQTGYKAVDSMVPIGRGQRELIIGDRQTGKTAMAIDAIINQKELGVKCIYVAIGQKASTIANVVRKLEEHGALENTIVVVASASEAAALQYLAPYAGCTMGEYFRDRGEDALIVYDDLSKQAVAYRQISLLLKRPPGREAFPGDVFYLHSRLLERAARVNEEYVERFTNGEVKGKTGSLTALPIIETQAGDVSAFVPTNVISITDGQIFLQTQLFNSGLRPAVDPGISVSRVGGAAQTKVIKKLSGGIRTALAQYRELAAFAQFSSDLDEATRRQLDHGEKVTELMKQKQYAPMTVAEQALAVFAAEKGYLTDVALNQISRFEEELMAFGRTNAQPLLDKINQSGDYNDEIESELHSLLKEFTALQS is encoded by the coding sequence ATGCAATTAAATTCAAATGAAATCAGTGAATTAATCAGAGAGCGAATTGTTAACTTCAACCTCGAAAGTGAAGCGAGAAATGAAGGTACTATCGTCTCTGTGAGTGACGGCATCATCACAATTCACGGTCTTGCAGATGTTATGCAAGGCGAGATGCTAGAACTGCCAAATAATCGCTTCGCGTTGGCACTGAACTTAGAGCGTCATTCCGTCGGCGCGGTTGTGATGGGTCCATATGCGGACTTGTCAGAAGGGATGAAAGTAAAAGGCACCGGTCGTATTCTTGAAGTGCCAGTCGGCAACGGTTTGCTAGGTCGCGTAGTGAACACGCTAGGTCAACCAATCGATGGTAAAGGCGCAGTGTCATTCGATCGTATGGACCCTGTTGAGGTGATTGCCCCTGGTGTTATCGACCGTAAGTCTGTCGATCAGCCAATCCAAACCGGTTACAAAGCGGTAGACTCCATGGTGCCAATCGGTCGTGGTCAACGTGAGTTGATCATCGGTGACCGTCAGACAGGTAAAACCGCGATGGCGATTGATGCCATCATCAACCAAAAAGAACTGGGCGTTAAATGTATTTACGTCGCAATTGGTCAAAAAGCATCGACCATTGCCAACGTGGTTCGCAAACTAGAAGAGCACGGCGCACTAGAAAACACCATTGTTGTGGTTGCGTCAGCATCAGAAGCGGCAGCTCTGCAATACCTCGCGCCATACGCAGGTTGTACCATGGGCGAATACTTCCGTGACCGTGGTGAAGATGCGCTGATTGTTTATGATGACCTATCAAAACAAGCGGTGGCTTACCGTCAAATCTCACTACTGCTAAAACGTCCACCAGGTCGTGAAGCCTTCCCTGGTGATGTTTTCTACCTCCACTCACGCCTTCTAGAACGTGCTGCACGTGTTAACGAAGAATACGTAGAGCGATTCACTAACGGTGAAGTGAAAGGCAAAACAGGTTCTCTAACCGCATTGCCAATCATCGAAACCCAAGCGGGTGACGTATCGGCGTTCGTACCAACCAACGTAATCTCGATTACCGATGGTCAAATCTTCCTACAAACTCAGCTATTCAACTCAGGCTTACGTCCAGCGGTTGACCCAGGTATTTCGGTATCTCGTGTAGGTGGTGCAGCGCAAACCAAAGTGATCAAGAAACTGTCGGGTGGTATTCGTACCGCGTTGGCGCAATACCGTGAATTGGCCGCATTTGCTCAGTTCTCTTCTGACCTCGATGAAGCGACTCGTCGTCAGCTTGACCACGGTGAGAAAGTAACGGAACTCATGAAGCAGAAGCAGTACGCACCAATGACGGTTGCTGAGCAAGCACTGGCGGTCTTTGCAGCAGAGAAGGGCTACCTCACTGATGTGGCACTAAACCAAATCTCTCGTTTTGAAGAAGAGTTGATGGCATTTGGTCGTACAAACGCGCAGCCGCTACTGGACAAGATCAACCAATCCGGTGATTACAACGACGAGATCGAGAGTGAGCTACACAGCTTGCTGAAAGAGTTCACTGCGCTGCAATCGTAG
- the atpG gene encoding F0F1 ATP synthase subunit gamma — protein MANTKEIRTKIASVSSTQKITSAMQMVAASKMRKVQENMQASRPYAENMRKVIGHVSSGTLEYSHPFLQEREVKRVAYIIISSDRGLCGGLNSNLFKKVLAEMQDWQEKGVEVDTTLIGSKAISFFQSLGKVMAQTSGLGDAPKLEDMLGAVNAMMEHYSEGKIDRLFLVYNQFVNTMVQKPTVLQMLPFPKEDISRDKEARWDYLYEQSPQDILNHLIQRYVESLVYQGVVESIACEQAARMMAMSAATDNAAQLIEDLQLVYNKARQAAITQELSEIVSGAQAV, from the coding sequence ATGGCAAATACCAAAGAGATTCGCACCAAAATTGCTAGCGTGAGTAGCACGCAAAAGATTACGAGTGCGATGCAAATGGTCGCCGCCAGCAAGATGCGCAAAGTGCAGGAGAACATGCAGGCGTCCCGTCCTTACGCAGAGAACATGCGTAAGGTTATCGGTCACGTCTCGTCCGGTACGCTGGAGTACAGTCATCCTTTCCTTCAAGAACGCGAAGTGAAGCGAGTGGCTTACATCATCATCTCATCCGATCGAGGTTTGTGTGGTGGCCTGAACAGTAATTTGTTCAAAAAAGTATTGGCAGAAATGCAGGACTGGCAAGAGAAGGGCGTTGAAGTAGATACGACGCTCATTGGTTCGAAAGCAATCAGCTTTTTCCAGTCCCTCGGGAAAGTAATGGCACAGACTTCTGGGCTTGGTGATGCACCAAAATTGGAAGATATGTTGGGTGCGGTTAACGCCATGATGGAGCACTACTCCGAAGGCAAAATTGACCGCTTGTTCCTTGTTTACAACCAGTTTGTAAACACCATGGTGCAAAAACCAACGGTATTGCAGATGCTGCCGTTTCCGAAAGAAGACATTTCACGTGATAAAGAGGCTCGTTGGGATTACCTCTACGAGCAGTCTCCTCAAGACATTCTCAACCACCTGATTCAACGCTACGTGGAATCACTGGTTTATCAGGGTGTGGTTGAGAGTATCGCTTGTGAACAAGCCGCGCGGATGATGGCAATGTCTGCCGCGACTGATAACGCAGCGCAACTGATTGAAGACCTACAGCTAGTTTACAACAAAGCGCGTCAAGCGGCGATTACTCAAGAGTTGAGTGAAATTGTATCCGGCGCACAAGCGGTTTAG
- a CDS encoding F0F1 ATP synthase subunit delta has protein sequence MSELTVVAQPYAKAAFDYARDAECLDDWQQMFAITQVVLEQPNTLLVLNDLDEDGSEQPLLDLILHAGGEWLNQNFENFLRIMQENKRLKALSEVNVQFQEMKADYERTMIVTVRASEPLDEEQMARLKQALTEKYGKAITLETQLDPSLVGGVVITAGQTVYDGSVLTNLSRLATNLHV, from the coding sequence ATGTCCGAATTGACAGTGGTAGCTCAACCCTACGCAAAAGCGGCGTTTGATTACGCACGCGACGCAGAATGCTTGGACGATTGGCAACAAATGTTTGCGATTACCCAAGTGGTCTTGGAACAACCTAACACGCTTCTGGTCTTGAATGATCTTGATGAAGACGGTTCTGAACAACCATTGTTGGATCTGATTCTTCATGCTGGCGGTGAATGGTTGAATCAAAACTTCGAGAATTTTCTTCGCATTATGCAAGAGAACAAGCGCTTAAAAGCGCTCAGTGAAGTAAACGTTCAGTTCCAAGAGATGAAAGCGGATTACGAACGAACCATGATAGTAACAGTGCGTGCTTCAGAACCTCTGGATGAGGAACAGATGGCAAGGCTTAAACAAGCGTTAACCGAAAAATACGGTAAAGCCATCACACTAGAAACACAACTGGATCCATCCCTTGTAGGTGGTGTGGTGATCACAGCAGGGCAGACCGTGTATGACGGCAGTGTCCTCACCAACCTAAGCCGATTGGCGACTAACCTACATGTGTAA
- the atpD gene encoding F0F1 ATP synthase subunit beta — protein MSIGKIVKVIGAVVDVEFEQGKGPKVYDALKINDGSDGSLMLEVQQQLGGGVVRCIAMGSSDGLKRGLEVESTGHPITVPVGEETLGRIMNVLGHPIDECGPIGEQVSYEIHRDAPSYEEQSNSTALLETGVKVIDLICPFAKGGKIGLFGGAGVGKTVNMMELINNIAKAHSGLSVFTGVGERTREGNDFYYEMKEAGVLDKVAMVYGQMNEPPGNRLRVALTGLTIAERFRDEGRDVLLFVDNIYRYTLAGTEVSALLGRMPSAVGYQPTLAEEMGVLQERITSTKNGSITSIQAVYVPADDLTDPSPATTFAHLDATVVLSRNIAALGLYPAIDPLDSTSRQLDPQVVGQEHYDVARKVQQTLQRYKELKDIIAILGMDELSEEDKRLVSRARKVERFLTQPYHVAEVFTGQPGVFVPLKDTIAGFKALLDGQYDDIPEQAFMYCGNIDEVLEKAKKL, from the coding sequence ATGAGTATTGGCAAAATCGTCAAAGTCATCGGTGCTGTGGTCGACGTCGAGTTCGAACAAGGCAAAGGCCCGAAAGTTTACGATGCACTGAAAATCAACGATGGCAGCGATGGCTCACTGATGCTGGAAGTTCAGCAACAGTTGGGCGGCGGTGTGGTTCGCTGTATCGCAATGGGTTCTTCAGATGGTCTTAAACGTGGCTTAGAAGTGGAATCTACGGGTCACCCGATCACGGTTCCAGTTGGTGAAGAAACCCTAGGTCGTATCATGAACGTGTTGGGTCATCCAATCGATGAATGTGGTCCAATCGGTGAGCAAGTGTCTTACGAGATCCACCGTGATGCACCAAGCTACGAAGAGCAATCTAATAGCACCGCGCTACTAGAGACGGGCGTTAAAGTCATTGACTTGATTTGTCCGTTTGCGAAGGGCGGTAAGATCGGTCTGTTCGGTGGTGCGGGTGTAGGTAAGACGGTAAACATGATGGAGCTTATCAATAACATTGCTAAAGCTCACTCAGGTTTGTCGGTATTTACCGGTGTAGGTGAACGTACTCGTGAGGGTAACGACTTCTACTACGAAATGAAGGAAGCGGGCGTTCTCGACAAAGTAGCCATGGTTTACGGTCAGATGAACGAGCCACCGGGTAACCGTCTACGTGTTGCGTTAACAGGCTTGACCATCGCAGAACGTTTCCGTGATGAAGGTCGTGACGTACTGTTGTTCGTGGATAACATTTACCGTTACACATTGGCAGGTACTGAGGTGTCGGCATTGCTTGGTCGTATGCCATCTGCGGTAGGTTACCAACCAACACTGGCAGAAGAGATGGGTGTGCTTCAAGAGCGTATCACGTCGACTAAGAATGGTTCTATCACGTCTATCCAAGCGGTTTACGTACCAGCGGATGACTTGACCGACCCATCGCCAGCAACTACTTTTGCGCACTTGGATGCGACGGTCGTTCTGTCTCGTAACATCGCTGCTTTGGGTCTGTACCCAGCGATTGACCCATTGGATTCAACATCCCGTCAGCTTGATCCTCAAGTGGTTGGTCAAGAGCATTACGATGTAGCGCGTAAAGTTCAGCAAACGCTACAACGTTACAAAGAGCTAAAAGACATCATTGCCATCCTAGGTATGGATGAACTGTCTGAAGAAGATAAGCGCTTGGTATCTCGTGCTCGTAAAGTTGAACGTTTCCTAACTCAGCCTTACCACGTAGCTGAAGTGTTTACGGGTCAACCGGGTGTATTCGTTCCGCTAAAAGACACCATTGCAGGCTTTAAAGCGTTGCTTGATGGTCAGTACGACGACATCCCAGAGCAGGCATTTATGTACTGCGGCAACATCGACGAAGTGCTTGAAAAAGCGAAAAAACTGTAA
- a CDS encoding VRR-NUC domain-containing protein gives MENTVELAPDYYLDNFFKLTQHATEWYSDLLTKDEHQWLSALGSLNKPAQCLLVRLYSRKGCWFRSDKLSYQEIENIQAALDELAAHDFVSLSPDLTTQELAANLLTKPEIVTLYPEHPKSLKKEALVACLSEERFELFEALDFTVIKLNSAHMIDVLLTLFFANTHQDLSQFVLDDLGLHQFEQYQLSKARRFFESREQIDRLIELSQLSNLYWQCDRKQKANLDILIEAMPGQVEHRYVDRKREHLINDIARDYERINELEIAIALFETTALPPSRERRARIYDKLEQNDLFSDIVTDMLVDPIDVSEFEVAQKLEQRVKRKQGLKVQRATKPKCSEYHIELDLSQQRVELATKAHFESLGWTVFYSENTLLNSLLGLTLWDAIFAPIEGAFINAYQHRPLDLYHADFADKRKQLIDNALEQVQQGNTQALIDTYRDKVGVSNPFVSWAYVNEELISLAFEHIPNALLVDLFNVQLSDLKLYRNGMPDLIAFKDGKFEWIEVKGPGDKLQDNQWRWIKEFNRLDVPFSVCYVTAI, from the coding sequence ATGGAAAACACCGTCGAACTCGCGCCAGATTACTATCTCGATAACTTCTTTAAACTCACTCAGCACGCTACCGAATGGTACAGCGACTTACTTACCAAAGATGAACACCAATGGCTGTCCGCGCTTGGTAGCTTAAACAAACCCGCACAATGCCTTCTCGTACGTCTTTACAGCCGTAAAGGGTGTTGGTTTCGCAGCGACAAACTCAGCTATCAAGAAATCGAGAACATCCAGGCGGCTTTGGATGAATTGGCAGCTCATGATTTTGTCTCGCTCTCCCCAGACCTAACAACGCAAGAATTAGCAGCGAATCTACTGACCAAGCCAGAGATCGTCACGCTCTATCCTGAGCATCCTAAATCCCTCAAGAAAGAGGCGTTAGTGGCATGCCTGAGTGAAGAGCGTTTCGAGCTATTTGAGGCTCTGGATTTCACGGTGATTAAGCTTAACTCCGCACACATGATTGATGTTTTGCTGACGCTGTTTTTTGCGAATACCCATCAAGACCTCAGTCAGTTCGTGCTTGATGACTTAGGCTTACACCAATTCGAACAATACCAATTAAGTAAAGCGCGTCGATTCTTCGAGAGTAGAGAGCAAATCGATCGCCTTATTGAACTCAGCCAACTCTCCAACCTTTATTGGCAATGCGACAGAAAACAAAAAGCGAACCTCGATATTCTTATCGAAGCAATGCCAGGACAGGTTGAACATCGCTACGTCGACCGTAAGCGCGAGCACCTGATTAACGACATTGCCCGTGATTACGAGCGCATAAACGAGCTTGAGATCGCAATTGCCTTGTTTGAGACAACCGCACTACCCCCAAGCCGAGAACGTCGTGCTCGCATCTACGACAAGCTGGAACAAAACGATTTATTTAGTGACATTGTCACGGACATGCTCGTTGACCCTATCGATGTCTCTGAGTTTGAGGTAGCACAGAAGCTCGAACAACGCGTTAAACGTAAACAAGGCTTGAAAGTCCAGAGAGCTACCAAACCAAAATGCAGCGAATACCACATCGAATTGGATCTATCCCAGCAACGTGTGGAGTTGGCAACCAAAGCGCATTTCGAAAGTTTAGGTTGGACCGTTTTCTATTCCGAGAATACCCTACTCAACAGCTTGTTAGGATTGACCTTGTGGGATGCGATTTTTGCACCGATAGAAGGCGCATTCATCAATGCTTATCAACATCGACCATTGGATTTGTATCACGCCGATTTTGCCGATAAAAGAAAGCAGCTTATCGACAATGCGCTTGAGCAAGTTCAACAAGGGAATACACAAGCGTTGATTGATACATACAGAGATAAAGTTGGGGTAAGTAATCCCTTCGTCAGTTGGGCGTATGTGAACGAAGAGCTGATTTCCCTAGCATTTGAACACATCCCTAATGCCCTGTTGGTCGACCTGTTTAACGTGCAATTAAGCGACCTAAAACTCTATCGTAACGGTATGCCGGACTTGATTGCTTTTAAAGATGGGAAGTTTGAATGGATCGAAGTGAAAGGTCCAGGCGATAAACTCCAAGATAACCAATGGCGTTGGATCAAGGAGTTCAATCGCCTCGATGTGCCGTTCTCAGTCTGTTATGTAACAGCAATCTGA
- a CDS encoding F0F1 ATP synthase subunit epsilon: MAIAVSQNTFQLNVVSAEGTLYSGPAHAIAVAGADGELGIRPGHSPLISKIKPGVARITGDLSKPEEILYVSGGLVEVQPDVVTVLADTALHGKDIDKARAEEARRAAEENIRAHVDDISFAQAHMELNKALAQLRAVELTMRIR; encoded by the coding sequence ATGGCCATAGCGGTTTCACAAAATACGTTTCAACTGAATGTGGTAAGTGCAGAGGGCACACTTTACTCAGGTCCAGCGCACGCTATCGCGGTAGCAGGTGCTGATGGTGAGTTAGGTATTCGTCCTGGTCACTCACCGCTGATCAGTAAAATCAAGCCGGGTGTTGCTCGTATTACCGGTGACTTGTCGAAGCCTGAAGAGATTCTGTATGTCTCTGGTGGTTTGGTCGAAGTCCAACCCGATGTGGTTACTGTGCTAGCGGATACTGCGCTACACGGCAAAGACATCGACAAGGCAAGGGCAGAAGAAGCTCGCAGAGCGGCGGAAGAAAACATTCGCGCGCATGTGGACGACATCAGCTTTGCACAGGCACACATGGAGTTGAACAAAGCATTGGCGCAACTTCGTGCAGTAGAACTAACGATGAGAATTCGTTAG
- a CDS encoding OFA family MFS transporter — protein sequence MSKIDKAMRILLAGFCINLCLGILYAWSVFNKALVTESGWSAAEASAPYATATITFSICLLVAGILQDRMGPRLILILGTVLTGLGMIASGFVNSPLMLNITFGVITGAGIGFGYACLSPSAMKWFHSSKKGMVNGIIAAGFGLAAIYLAPVTSALIDSMGIQTSFLVLGVGILAIAVPLAATINNPPADYTPAEPKVKEGQAPKVVKKSDDLTWKAMLKTPQFYSLWIMYAFAASVGLMIIGNITTIASVQANLPNAVYLASILAVFNSGGRVAAGMLADKIGGVRTLLLAFVLQGINMVLFATFKTEFTLIIGTAIAAIGYGTLLAVFPTLTAEFYGLKNYGTNYGVLYTAWGIGGAIGAAVVGFSMTNGDGYTLAYTISAAMMAVCIVLAFITKPLTEAKVAQLKNA from the coding sequence ATGAGCAAGATTGATAAAGCTATGCGCATCCTGCTAGCAGGATTCTGTATCAACCTTTGTCTTGGCATCCTGTATGCTTGGAGTGTATTCAACAAAGCACTAGTGACTGAGTCAGGCTGGAGCGCAGCAGAAGCATCTGCACCTTACGCGACTGCAACTATTACTTTCTCTATCTGTCTTCTTGTTGCAGGTATTCTTCAAGACCGTATGGGTCCACGTTTGATCCTTATCCTAGGTACTGTTCTAACAGGTCTAGGCATGATCGCGTCTGGTTTTGTTAACTCACCACTAATGCTGAACATCACTTTCGGTGTGATAACTGGTGCAGGTATCGGTTTTGGTTACGCGTGTCTTTCTCCTTCAGCAATGAAGTGGTTCCACTCATCTAAGAAAGGTATGGTTAACGGGATCATCGCAGCAGGTTTCGGTCTAGCAGCTATCTACCTAGCTCCTGTGACTTCTGCGCTGATCGACAGCATGGGCATCCAAACGAGCTTCCTAGTTCTTGGTGTTGGTATCCTTGCTATCGCTGTTCCTCTAGCAGCAACAATCAACAACCCACCAGCGGATTACACGCCAGCTGAACCTAAAGTAAAAGAAGGTCAAGCACCTAAGGTTGTGAAGAAGTCTGACGACCTAACTTGGAAAGCAATGCTTAAAACGCCACAGTTCTACTCTCTATGGATCATGTACGCGTTCGCAGCTTCTGTTGGTCTTATGATCATCGGTAACATCACAACTATCGCAAGCGTTCAAGCGAACCTACCAAACGCGGTTTACCTAGCGTCTATCCTTGCGGTATTTAACTCAGGCGGTCGTGTAGCAGCTGGTATGCTTGCAGACAAGATCGGTGGCGTACGTACTCTTCTTCTAGCGTTCGTTCTACAGGGCATCAACATGGTTCTGTTCGCAACATTCAAAACTGAGTTCACGCTAATCATCGGTACAGCAATCGCAGCAATAGGTTACGGTACGCTTCTAGCTGTATTCCCTACTCTAACGGCTGAATTCTACGGTCTGAAGAACTACGGTACTAACTACGGCGTGCTTTACACGGCATGGGGTATCGGTGGTGCAATCGGTGCTGCTGTTGTTGGTTTCTCAATGACTAACGGTGACGGTTACACGCTTGCTTACACTATCTCAGCGGCAATGATGGCGGTATGTATCGTACTAGCGTTCATCACTAAGCCACTGACTGAAGCGAAAGTAGCGCAACTGAAAAACGCTTAA
- a CDS encoding F0F1 ATP synthase subunit B, with amino-acid sequence MNLNASMFGQAISFVIFVWLCMKYVWPPLVKLLDERRAEIAQGLEQTEKAAQELELAKANGDALLTEARSKAQAIINQGKQRQEQMVAEAVDLANQEKARIVAEGKAEVESERSKVRQELKDEMADLVIESASKLINRNLDSSANRDLVNRFINEM; translated from the coding sequence ATGAACTTAAATGCCTCAATGTTTGGTCAGGCGATCTCCTTCGTGATTTTCGTTTGGCTGTGCATGAAATATGTCTGGCCACCACTTGTAAAACTGCTTGATGAGCGTCGTGCTGAAATTGCCCAAGGTCTTGAGCAAACAGAAAAAGCAGCACAAGAGTTAGAACTAGCAAAAGCGAATGGTGACGCGCTGCTGACAGAAGCTCGCTCAAAAGCTCAAGCCATCATTAACCAAGGTAAGCAACGTCAAGAACAGATGGTAGCGGAAGCGGTTGATCTGGCAAATCAAGAGAAAGCGCGCATTGTCGCAGAAGGCAAAGCAGAAGTGGAAAGCGAACGCAGCAAAGTTCGCCAAGAGCTGAAAGATGAAATGGCGGACCTGGTGATTGAAAGTGCCAGCAAGCTGATTAATCGCAATCTGGATAGCTCGGCTAACCGCGACTTGGTGAACCGCTTCATCAACGAAATGTAG
- a CDS encoding bifunctional diaminohydroxyphosphoribosylaminopyrimidine deaminase/5-amino-6-(5-phosphoribosylamino)uracil reductase RibD, with protein sequence MSQQFMLRALEVSRNALPACQPNPPVGCVLVKDGEIVSEGHTQAIGGNHAEVEALKAYKGDLSDVTAYVTLEPCSFVGRTPACAKTLVICGIKKVVVAMLDPDPRNAGRGIDILKEGGVEVEIGLCGEEASAFLSPYLGKS encoded by the coding sequence ATGAGCCAACAATTTATGCTTCGTGCGTTGGAAGTGTCACGCAACGCGCTGCCTGCTTGTCAACCAAACCCACCTGTTGGTTGCGTGCTTGTCAAAGACGGTGAAATCGTATCAGAGGGGCACACACAGGCGATTGGTGGTAATCATGCAGAAGTTGAAGCTCTTAAGGCTTACAAGGGCGATCTAAGTGACGTAACCGCGTATGTAACACTAGAGCCGTGTTCGTTTGTTGGACGTACACCTGCTTGCGCTAAAACCCTAGTGATTTGCGGCATCAAAAAAGTGGTGGTTGCCATGTTAGATCCTGACCCGCGTAACGCTGGTCGTGGTATTGATATCCTAAAAGAAGGTGGCGTAGAAGTTGAAATTGGTTTGTGCGGTGAAGAGGCGAGTGCGTTCCTGTCGCCTTACTTAGGAAAGTCGTAA
- the dcuC gene encoding anaerobic C4-dicarboxylate transporter DcuC yields the protein MLELLIGLVVTIAVGYFIVKGYKAAGVLLTAGISLLLMTGILGHDVLPSKVTSTGNMVTDALEYVKYMLQYRGGGLGMQIMLLCGFASYMTHIGANNVVVKQFSKPLSVIKSPYVLLVAAYIVACLMSLAVSSATGLGVLLMATLFPMMTAMGISRPAAAAVCASPAAIILSPTSGDVVIAAEKSGLALDVFAVQTVLPVSICAIIVMAAAAFFWNKYLDKKDNTPMEKIDLSEIKADAPAFYAVLPFLPIIGVFLFNGRTIPGLTLDIYTIVVGSIFLGAVIHYVVNKFDGKKSLEDLDSCYAGMADAFKGVVMLLVAAGVFAQGLMSIGAIDNLLHLADNAGAGGVALMLILTGLTVAAAIATGSGNAPFYAFVELAPSLAAKMGLNPAFLIIPMLQASNLGRTISPVSGVIVATSGMANISPFEVVKRTSVPVLAGLITVIIGTMVLVPMTA from the coding sequence ATGTTAGAGCTCTTAATTGGCTTGGTAGTGACCATTGCTGTGGGTTATTTCATTGTCAAAGGCTACAAAGCCGCTGGCGTGTTATTAACCGCGGGTATTAGTTTGCTTCTAATGACTGGCATCCTTGGCCATGACGTTCTGCCATCAAAAGTAACCTCAACGGGTAATATGGTGACGGATGCACTAGAGTACGTAAAATACATGCTTCAATACCGTGGCGGCGGCCTTGGTATGCAAATCATGCTACTTTGTGGCTTCGCGTCTTACATGACCCACATCGGCGCAAACAATGTAGTAGTAAAACAGTTCTCTAAACCGCTTTCTGTCATCAAGTCTCCATACGTCCTTTTGGTAGCGGCTTACATCGTGGCATGTTTGATGTCTCTTGCAGTGAGTTCAGCAACAGGTCTAGGCGTGCTATTGATGGCTACTCTATTCCCAATGATGACGGCAATGGGTATCTCTCGACCTGCTGCGGCAGCAGTATGTGCTTCACCTGCGGCAATCATCCTTTCGCCAACTTCTGGTGACGTGGTTATCGCGGCAGAAAAATCAGGCCTCGCACTTGACGTGTTCGCGGTTCAAACCGTACTACCTGTTTCTATCTGTGCAATCATCGTAATGGCTGCAGCGGCTTTCTTCTGGAATAAATACCTAGATAAGAAAGACAACACGCCAATGGAAAAGATTGACTTATCTGAGATCAAAGCAGATGCACCAGCGTTCTATGCTGTTCTTCCTTTTCTACCAATCATCGGCGTATTCCTATTCAACGGTCGCACGATTCCTGGCCTGACTCTAGACATCTACACGATCGTTGTAGGTTCTATCTTCTTGGGTGCAGTAATTCACTATGTGGTGAACAAATTTGACGGTAAGAAGTCGCTTGAAGATCTTGATTCTTGTTATGCGGGCATGGCAGATGCGTTTAAAGGCGTAGTAATGCTGTTGGTTGCGGCGGGTGTTTTCGCACAAGGTTTAATGTCAATTGGTGCTATCGATAATCTACTTCATCTTGCAGACAATGCAGGTGCTGGCGGTGTTGCACTAATGCTTATCCTAACTGGCCTAACTGTTGCCGCTGCGATTGCAACAGGTTCTGGTAACGCTCCATTCTATGCGTTCGTAGAGCTTGCTCCTTCACTGGCTGCGAAGATGGGATTAAATCCTGCGTTCCTAATCATCCCAATGCTACAAGCTTCTAACCTAGGCCGTACTATCTCGCCAGTATCTGGCGTAATCGTTGCGACTTCTGGTATGGCAAACATCAGTCCGTTTGAAGTAGTAAAACGTACATCAGTGCCAGTTCTTGCAGGTCTGATTACTGTGATCATCGGTACTATGGTGCTTGTACCAATGACGGCATAA